ACCGCAGGTAGCTTGGGTTATACTTCGATGCCGGTGAATGTAGGTTCGATGACTAACTCAGGTTTTGAAATGGACTTCACTTACAACATCATTCAGAACAAGAACGTAACTTGGGACGTGAACTTAAACGCGACTTTCATCAAGAACAAAATCAATGAACTGCATGAGAACCTGAACGGACGTCTGATTGACGATACCCGTATTTACGAAGAAGGCGAGTCTATGTACCGTATGTACTTGGTGGAATATGCAGGTGTGGATGAAGAAACCGGTGAGGCTCTTTACTGGACGGCTGATAAGGATGAAAAAGGAAATATCATCGGACGGAAGAAAACCACCGATTATATGGATGCACAAAATTACCGTATTGCAACGGATGACATGATGCCTACGGTATATGGCGGTATCGGAACCAGTGTAACGGCATACGGATTCGACGCTTCTATTTCGCTTTCTTACCAGTTGGGCGGAGAAATTTACGATTCCGGTTATGCGGTTACGATGCATGGCGGTTACCAGCGTGGCGGTACAGCATGGAGCAAAGATATCTTGAATGCATGGACTCCGACCAATACTCGTACCGATGTGCCTCGTCTGGATGCGGAAGACCGTTATACTAATTCGATTTCAACCCGTTTCCTGACCAGTTCGAATTATCTGAACATCAATAACATCACCGTAGGTTATACCTTGCCGAAGAATTGGACTCAAAAGATGCAGATTGAGAAATTGCGTATCTACTTCACGGCGGACAACTTGGGCTTTATCTCGGCACGTAAGGGATTGGACCCGCGCCAAAGCTATACCAGTGCTACTACTGCCCTTTATACGCCGATCCGCACCATCTCAGGAGGTATCAACTTGACATTCTAATTGATAAAACTTAAAATTAATGAGAAAGAACATGAAAACAAAATATATTTTCGCTTCGAGCCTGCTTCTCTCCCTGGCATTTACGGGATGTCAGGACTTGGATACAGCACCGGAAGGAGATGTCGTTACGACCGACCAAAAGGAGGAGGTTTATATTCAGAATCCGGAACGTGCGGAAGCTGCCATCAATGCTATTTATTCTCAGTTTAACCAACGTATGCCGAATGCAGATGCGTTGGGACTAGAACGCCATAACGATATCGGATATCCGACCATTATGTTGGCTACGGATGCTAACGGTATGGACGTTGTAAGTGATAATAACGGTTACAACTGGCAAGGAAGCAGTTTGACTTTTGAAGACCGTGATTATACTTCATACGAAGCTCAAATGGTATGGAATGATTTGTATAACATTATTTTCTCTTCTAATAATGCCATTGCTTCATTCGATCCGGAAACCGATAACCCTACTTTCCAAATGTATTTGGGACGTGCTTACGCTACCCGCGCCTTTTGTTATTTCAACTTGGCTCAGCTGTATCAGTTTACGTATGTAGGCAATCAGGATAAACCTTGTGTGCCTTTGATTACAAACGAGAACTCGGCAGATGCTGCCGCGAACGGTGCGCCCCGTGCTACAGTCCAAGCTGTTTATGACCAGATTGAAGCCGATTTGGAAACCGGTATCAATTATTTGAAATCGGCGGAAGATGCAGGTGAGAGCCGTCCTGACCGCCGTTATATCGACCAGTCGGTGGCATACGGTATCCGTGCACGTGTGGCTTTGACCAAACAGGAATGGGCTGCAGCCGAAGAAGCTGCACAAACCGCTATTTCTTTGTCGGATGCTCGCCCGGCAACAATAGAAGAGGTGAACCATCCGACTTTCTGGGATGTTACGGAACCAGACTGGATGTGGGGCGTATTGGTAGAAGAATCAGACCCTGTGGTGTCTTCTGGTATCGTAAACTGGCCTTCACACATGGGTTCGTTTAACTATGGTTATGCTTGGTATTCAGGCGGAAAGCAAATCAACCGTGCCCTGTTCAATACCATTCCGGACACCGATGCACGTAAAGGCTGGTGGCTGAATGCTGATACGGTATCCGCTAATTTGACGGCTGCCCAACAAGCTTTGATGAAAGGATACGGTTTCGGTCCTTATACACAAGTGAAGTTCGCTCCTTATAACAATGAACTGGAAACTTCTACCAATGCGAATGACATACCGTTAATGCGTATCGAGGAAATGTACTTGATTATGGCGGAAGCTCAGGCTATGGGAGGCAATGCCGGAACAGGCCGGGCTACATTGGAAAGCTTTATCCAGACTTACCGTGATCCGGAATATACCTGCACCGCTGCTTCCGCAACGGATATTCAGGAAGAAATCTACCGCCAGCGCCGTATTGAGTTTTGGGGTGAAGGCTTGATTTGGTTTGACATCATGCGCTTGAACAAAGGTGTAGACCGCCGGGGTGCAGGTTTCCCGCAAGCCGCTTCGGTTTATAACATCGAGCCGGGTTCTGCTATTTTATTGTGGCGCATTCCGCAAAACGAAATCAACTCGAACCAGGCTTTGACCGAGGATGATAATAATCCGTCTGCTCCTGCTCCGACTCCTGTACAGGACATTACTGAGTAAAGCGTTTATTGAAATCCGATAAATAGAGGGCTGTCTCCGATGGGGCAGCCTTTTCTTGTTCTATTATGGCGTGTCGGAGAGAATAAAAGATAGGTACGTGTGATTAATTATGTAGGTTTTTCCCATGATATGGGTTTGCTGGTATCGCGGGCGGTCATGCGGACCGAAACGGGCGGTCGTGTTGGGCTACTCAGGCGGTCGTGTCGCACGATGCGGAAGCCCGTGTTGTGGATGTATTCTTTCCTTTCATATTGTTTTTATCGGGAAATCTCTTTATATTTGCGATGTGTAGAAATAGAACGAGACTGGATGAAAGAATTTGTAATATCTGAGGCGCAGACCGAAAAGGCTGTGCTGGTGGGCCTGATAACCCAGACCCAGAACGAACGCAAAACGAACGAATACTTGGACGAACTGGCTTTCCTTGCCGAAACGGCTGGGGCGGAAGTGGTGAAACGCTTTACTCAAAAGCTGGATACGCCCAACTCGGTGACGTATGTGGGTAAGGGAAAGCTGCAAGAGATAAAGGAATATTTGGAAATGCAGAACGAGAGCGAAGAGACGGAAGTAGGCATGGTTATTTTTGATGATGAGTTGTCGGCAAAGCAAATCCGGAACATCGAAAACGAACTGAAAGTAAAGATACTGGACCGTACTTCACTGATATTGGATATCTTCGCGATGCGGGCGCAAACCGCCAATGCCAAGACACAGGTAGAGCTGGCGCAATACAAGTACATGCTTCCCCGTCTGCAACGCTTGTGGACTCACTTGGAACGTCAGGGAGGCGGTTCCGGTGCCGGAGGCGGTAAAGGTTCGGTAGGGCTTCGTGGTCCGGGTGAGACCCAGTTGGAAATGGACCGCCGTATCATTCTGAACCGTATGTCTTTGCTGAAGCAACGTCTGGCGGAGATTGATACCCAGAAGTCTACCCAGCGCAAGAACCGCGGACGGTTGATTCGGGTTGCCTTGGTGGGATATACCAATGTAGGCAAGTCTACGTTGATGAACCTGCTTGCCAAAAGTGACGTGTTTGCCGAAAACAAGCTTTTCGCCACCCTCGATACCACGGTGCGCAAGGTGATTATCGATAATCTGCCTTTCCTGCTTTCCGATACGGTGGGGTTCATACGCAAGCTTCCTACCGATTTGGTCGATTCGTTCAAGTCTACCTTGGACGAAGTGCGCGAAGCCGACCTGCTGGTGCATGTGGTGGATATCTCGCATTCCGACTTCGAGGAACAGATACAGGTGGTAGACAAAACCGTTTCTGAACTGGGAGCCGGAGGAAAGCCTACGATGATTGTCTTCAACAAGATTGATGCCTATACCTACATCGAAAAAGATGCGGACGACCTGACTCCGAAGACGAAAGAGAATGTGACGCTGGAAGAACTGATGCATACATGGATGGCGAAGATGAACGACAACTGCATCTTTATTTCGGCACGCAACAAGACGAACTTGGAGGAATTGAGGCGTCTATTATATAATAAGGTAAGGGAGCTGCACGTACAGAAGTATCCGTACAATGATTTCCTTTACCAAACCTATGATGAGGAGGGCAGTTTATGAGAAACTATCGTGCGTTGACCCAAGAAGAAATCGGGCGTCTGGAGGCTCAGGCATGTACGGCGGCAGATTGGAACGACGTGCAAGTGGCAGAGGCTTTTACGCCTGATTACGTGCATCATACCCGTTTCTCCGGGAAAATACGTTTGGGGGTGTTCGAAGGTGAGTTCCGTTTGGCTGGCGGTGTCTGCAAACATGCAGGACTGTCGTATGCGGCATTGCACAATGTGACGGTAGGCGATAATTGTTTCATCGAGAATGTGAAGAATTATATAGCCAATTATGAGATAGGCGAATCGGTATTCATCGAGAATGTGGATATCATCCTGGTGGATAAGAAATCGCGTTTCGGAAACGGCGTAGAGGTTTCGGTCTTGAACGAGACCGGTGGGCGGGAAGTGATGATACACGACCGCCTTTCGGCGCATCAGGCATATATCATGGCGCTCTACCGCCACCGTCCGTTGCTTATCGGGCGGATGAAAGCGTTGATAGAAGCGTATGCCGAGGCGCATGCATCCGAAACGGGAAGCATCGGCAATCGGGTGAGCATTGTCAATTCGGGCTATATCAAGAATGTCCGCATCGGGGATTGTTGCGAGATAGAAGGCGCCGGACGCCTGAAGAACGGGACCGTCAACAGCAATGCTTCCGACCCGGTACATATCGGCTACGGCGTGGTATGCGATGATTTTATCATTTCGAGCGGGGCACATATCGAGGACGGAACCATGATAACCCGTTGTTTCGTGGGGCAGGCATGCCGCATGGGGCATAATTATTCGGCTTCCGATTCGTTGTTCTTCAGCAATTGCCAGGAAGAGAACGGCGAGGCATGCGCCATTTTTGCAGGACCTTTTACGGTGACGCACCATAAGTCGACCTTGCTGATTGCGGGCATGTTCTCGTTTATGAACGCCGGTTCCGGCTCGAACCAGAGCAACCACATGTATAAGCTGGGGCCGATTCATCAGGGAGCCATGGAACGCGGGGCAAAGACCACATCCGACTCGTACATCCTTTGGCCCGCACGTATCGGGGCGTTCTCGCTGGTGATGGGAAGGCACGTCAATCATCCGGATACGTCCGACCTGCCTTTCTCTTATCTGATAGAGGACAAGAATACAACATACTTGGCTCCCGGAGTTAACTTGCGGAGCGTGGGCACCATACGTGATGCGCAGAAGTGGCCCAAGCGCGATTTGCGTAAAGACCCGTTGCGCCTGGACCAGATAAACTATAACCTGCTCAGTCCGTATACCATCCAGAAGATGATGAAAGGAAGGGAAATTCTGAAAGAACTGGCGCGGGTATCGGGCGAGACTTCGGAAACCTACTCGTATCAGAGCGCGAAGATTAAGAACTCGGCATTGAACAAAGGCATCCGGTTCTATGAAACGGCTATCCATAAGTTCTTGGGCAATTCGGTTATCAAGCGTCTGGAAAAGATACGTTTCCAAAGCGACGAGGAAATCCGCAAGCGTCTGCTTCCGGATACGCCCGTCGGAAGCGGGGAGTGGGTGGATATTTCCGGGCTGATTGCCCCGAAGAGTGAAATCGAACGCTTGATGAGCGATATTGAGACAGGTGCCTTGTCTACAGTAGACCAGATACACGACCGGTTTGCCGATATGCATGCGCATTATTATACGTATGAATGGACGTG
The Phocaeicola salanitronis DSM 18170 genome window above contains:
- a CDS encoding RagB/SusD family nutrient uptake outer membrane protein: MKTKYIFASSLLLSLAFTGCQDLDTAPEGDVVTTDQKEEVYIQNPERAEAAINAIYSQFNQRMPNADALGLERHNDIGYPTIMLATDANGMDVVSDNNGYNWQGSSLTFEDRDYTSYEAQMVWNDLYNIIFSSNNAIASFDPETDNPTFQMYLGRAYATRAFCYFNLAQLYQFTYVGNQDKPCVPLITNENSADAAANGAPRATVQAVYDQIEADLETGINYLKSAEDAGESRPDRRYIDQSVAYGIRARVALTKQEWAAAEEAAQTAISLSDARPATIEEVNHPTFWDVTEPDWMWGVLVEESDPVVSSGIVNWPSHMGSFNYGYAWYSGGKQINRALFNTIPDTDARKGWWLNADTVSANLTAAQQALMKGYGFGPYTQVKFAPYNNELETSTNANDIPLMRIEEMYLIMAEAQAMGGNAGTGRATLESFIQTYRDPEYTCTAASATDIQEEIYRQRRIEFWGEGLIWFDIMRLNKGVDRRGAGFPQAASVYNIEPGSAILLWRIPQNEINSNQALTEDDNNPSAPAPTPVQDITE
- the hflX gene encoding GTPase HflX, giving the protein MKEFVISEAQTEKAVLVGLITQTQNERKTNEYLDELAFLAETAGAEVVKRFTQKLDTPNSVTYVGKGKLQEIKEYLEMQNESEETEVGMVIFDDELSAKQIRNIENELKVKILDRTSLILDIFAMRAQTANAKTQVELAQYKYMLPRLQRLWTHLERQGGGSGAGGGKGSVGLRGPGETQLEMDRRIILNRMSLLKQRLAEIDTQKSTQRKNRGRLIRVALVGYTNVGKSTLMNLLAKSDVFAENKLFATLDTTVRKVIIDNLPFLLSDTVGFIRKLPTDLVDSFKSTLDEVREADLLVHVVDISHSDFEEQIQVVDKTVSELGAGGKPTMIVFNKIDAYTYIEKDADDLTPKTKENVTLEELMHTWMAKMNDNCIFISARNKTNLEELRRLLYNKVRELHVQKYPYNDFLYQTYDEEGSL
- a CDS encoding DUF4954 family protein, with amino-acid sequence MRNYRALTQEEIGRLEAQACTAADWNDVQVAEAFTPDYVHHTRFSGKIRLGVFEGEFRLAGGVCKHAGLSYAALHNVTVGDNCFIENVKNYIANYEIGESVFIENVDIILVDKKSRFGNGVEVSVLNETGGREVMIHDRLSAHQAYIMALYRHRPLLIGRMKALIEAYAEAHASETGSIGNRVSIVNSGYIKNVRIGDCCEIEGAGRLKNGTVNSNASDPVHIGYGVVCDDFIISSGAHIEDGTMITRCFVGQACRMGHNYSASDSLFFSNCQEENGEACAIFAGPFTVTHHKSTLLIAGMFSFMNAGSGSNQSNHMYKLGPIHQGAMERGAKTTSDSYILWPARIGAFSLVMGRHVNHPDTSDLPFSYLIEDKNTTYLAPGVNLRSVGTIRDAQKWPKRDLRKDPLRLDQINYNLLSPYTIQKMMKGREILKELARVSGETSETYSYQSAKIKNSALNKGIRFYETAIHKFLGNSVIKRLEKIRFQSDEEIRKRLLPDTPVGSGEWVDISGLIAPKSEIERLMSDIETGALSTVDQIHDRFADMHAHYYTYEWTWAYEKMLEFYRLDAERITASDICAIVRQWQEAVVGLDRLVYEDAKKEFSLTSMTGFGADGSKAEQKLDFEQVRGVFESNPFVTAVLEHIKVKTELGNELLDRLSGLV